In Lasioglossum baleicum unplaced genomic scaffold, iyLasBale1 scaffold1470, whole genome shotgun sequence, the sequence attaaaaaattatacaagGAATTTATTACAATCTTCATActactttaaaaaattatgggTAAAGGTGTCGATACTGTGGCAAGCCCTTGATGATGGTGCAATTCTAGGACTACGAGGtgatttatgcatttgtgactgTGACAATTTTGGAGTTGTTGGTGTTATTGCTAATGGTAAATTTTTCCGTAATGGCTTAGCAGGTGTTCGTACTGGTGTTCTCATTTTAGATTTACTTGCATTTGCTAATACTTGTTCTGGCAATAAAGAACTACGTAGTTCTCTCCTTTCCTCTAAATGTTCTTTAAACTGACTATATGAAGTTTCTGTAGCAGCTGAATTTTGAGACATTGAGTTTTCTTTCTTATGACtactttttacatgtagtatcctTCTAGGAGTTTTCCTACCTTTTTACTTTTAGATCCATTTACTCCTAAACTTATATTTCTACGTTTTGCAGAAGAATTTGGTGAAGGACTAAACAGAAGTTTTCTTTTTGAAGAATTAAGTGGTGTATAGCGACGAGTACTTAAGATACCTGGTATTTTTTTTAGATGAGCTTAAGGCTTGCTTTTTAGAAGCACTTAGTGGTGCTTTTTTTAATGATTTGTCTTTTGCTTCTTTTCTAGCTTTCTTTattgtttctttctcttcattcAAATGTTCCCatgattctttagataattcttCTATTGACATTCCATTTATAGTAAATACTTCCCCATGCGCACTTTCATATTCCTTTATTAGATTTCTTAATTCTTCCtcaatttttggtaattttttcTGAATAGTTTTACGTTCTTTTTTCTTCCATTAACAATTGACCACCACGATTATAAAACCGATCTGGATTATTTGCACGTTGCAataattctttcatttttgTCCATAAATTATCACGTTCTTGTAAAAGATCATAAATAGATTTATTAGTCTCTCATAAAACTCTTGGATTCTTTTTACCTCTAATTCATGTAATGTTAATAGATCTTCTGTATATGTTTGTGAATTGAAATGTATAAATTGTCTCCTTTGCTGTTCACTGAATTTACATAAATCCCATAATTTAACTAGTTCAGACCTTATTTGCGATACATATTTGGAAATATTTTGCTTTCTTTTCTCTCTACATCGTTCCAATTCTGTAGTTAATGCATTTATGGTTGCCATACTGTATCCTACATAACTATTAATAAATGACTGACAAATACGTTCAGGTTCATCAAGGTACTTCCATAATGCAATTAACTCTTGCTTAATATCTTCTACATGTTCTTTAGCTGTATCCACTTTC encodes:
- the LOC143220715 gene encoding LOW QUALITY PROTEIN: protein regulator of cytokinesis 1-like (The sequence of the model RefSeq protein was modified relative to this genomic sequence to represent the inferred CDS: inserted 1 base in 1 codon; deleted 7 bases in 5 codons), whose product is MSDLSKWEPIIQKTVAKLRSTLSQLHTIWEEIGFTEEARSVYCEQAFNHIDDLLHDMVSESELKKEMIIDNVKDLMKQISTLTKELGTDVATFGYEQLPLKEVEQMLSIDLQKLQYCKEQRMAHLKELLVKEKSLCKILGTQPINIEDKLPSEEELNSFKLYLEKKKMKKNRLETIFKEMRRAIVRMMDDLGICPSSNFEHLVYKDNENFVFSSSNMTKLRELRDNLKEKVDTAKEHVEDIKQELIALWKYLDEPERICQSFINSYVGYSMATINALTTELERCREKRKQNISKYVSQIRSELVKLWDLCKFSEQQRRQFIHFNSQTYTEDLLTLHELEVKRIQEFYETNKSIYDLLQERDNLWTKMKELLQRANNPDRFYNRGGQLLMEEKERKTIQKKLPKIEEELRNLIKEYESAHGEVFTINGMSIEELSKESWEHLNEEKETIKKARKEAKDKSLKKAPLSASKKQALSSSKKIPGILSTRRYTPLNSSKRKLLFSPSPNSSAKRRNISLGVNGSKSKKXRKTPRRILHVKSSHKKENSMSQNSAATETSYSQFKEHLEERRELRSSLLPEQVLANASKSKMRTPVRTPAKPLRKNLPLAITPTTPKLSQSQMHKSPRSPRIAPSSRACHSIDTFTHNFLK